One window from the genome of [Clostridium] celerecrescens 18A encodes:
- a CDS encoding M20/M25/M40 family metallo-hydrolase, giving the protein MRIKKQMLTVSLEKQKLELKELGRTLFACPEVGFKEEKTSAYLLSFFQKNGISCQGNQSLTGVRAEIGERNGSGYHIALVADMDAVYAGNGDKKQAIHSCGHSIQVADMAFSMKLIKESGLLDETGGSVTFIATPAEEFIDLDYREALVQAGKVRFYSGKQNLIADGFFDDIDCIISAHVNSEEHTLFDIGSSLTGFTKKRIIFTGQAAHSGALAHQGRNAMHGAALFMNALSFLKEQFPPEKGIHIAPIITACSGSVNTVPDQAVLETYIRANSISSLLEASLSLDSCASHCAHALNLKSSIENQTGYMPLQQSEPLLKVVYQNMLNVCPPELILKNQVSGASGDIGDLSYLIPSVQFGFSGIEGQIHSANFKIRDEENVYTNVVQVVLGTIYDLLTKKELQIKYDDYEIRKNTYLTDWLGI; this is encoded by the coding sequence ATGAGAATAAAAAAACAGATGCTGACCGTTTCCTTAGAAAAACAAAAACTAGAATTAAAAGAGCTGGGCCGGACACTTTTTGCCTGTCCTGAAGTTGGATTTAAGGAAGAAAAGACCTCCGCTTATCTCCTGTCATTTTTTCAAAAAAACGGAATCTCCTGTCAGGGTAATCAATCCCTGACCGGTGTCCGCGCAGAAATCGGAGAGCGAAATGGCTCCGGTTATCACATTGCCCTGGTCGCCGATATGGATGCTGTTTATGCCGGTAACGGCGATAAAAAACAAGCGATTCACTCCTGCGGCCACAGCATCCAAGTTGCCGATATGGCTTTTTCCATGAAGCTGATAAAAGAAAGCGGACTGCTGGATGAAACCGGGGGCAGCGTTACTTTTATCGCAACCCCCGCCGAAGAATTCATTGATCTCGATTATCGGGAAGCCCTTGTACAGGCAGGAAAAGTTCGTTTTTATTCAGGAAAGCAGAATCTGATTGCAGATGGTTTCTTTGATGACATTGACTGCATTATATCAGCTCATGTTAATAGCGAAGAACATACCCTCTTTGATATCGGCAGCAGCCTTACTGGTTTTACAAAAAAGCGAATTATTTTTACCGGGCAGGCAGCACATTCCGGAGCATTGGCACACCAGGGGCGCAATGCAATGCATGGAGCCGCGTTATTTATGAATGCATTGTCCTTTTTAAAGGAACAGTTTCCACCAGAAAAGGGAATTCACATTGCTCCGATCATCACAGCATGCAGCGGCAGTGTAAACACCGTCCCAGACCAGGCTGTTTTAGAGACCTATATCCGGGCCAATTCGATCAGCAGCCTTCTTGAAGCCAGCCTGTCACTGGATAGCTGTGCCAGTCATTGTGCTCATGCACTTAATTTAAAAAGTTCGATTGAAAATCAGACCGGATATATGCCGCTTCAACAGTCTGAGCCGCTGCTTAAAGTTGTTTACCAGAATATGCTCAACGTTTGCCCGCCCGAACTGATTCTTAAAAATCAAGTTTCCGGAGCCTCCGGTGACATTGGTGATTTGAGTTACCTCATCCCCTCCGTGCAATTCGGTTTTTCCGGTATTGAGGGACAGATCCACAGTGCCAATTTCAAGATTCGTGATGAAGAAAATGTCTACACAAATGTGGTTCAAGTGGTTTTAGGAACTATATATGATCTGCTGACCAAGAAAGAACTACAGATAAAATATGATGATTATGAAATTCGTAAAAATACATACTTAACGGACTGGCTGGGGATTTAA
- a CDS encoding GyrI-like domain-containing protein, translating to MAEMKKIIYKEADERLMVGMFRETSFSNAGQVWQDFFQGDTFEKLNRLSDVKCCDDIDENDGIGFMYNFSDKQNFNIIIGDFVQINAKIPEGLFAKHIPKGLIAHVQIEGDNIADILDSAYLMIAEAIEKSGGAIDYENFYWCEVYTRQRYSEPLQRGEKVIIDYLMPVKKSNWT from the coding sequence ATGGCAGAAATGAAAAAAATCATCTATAAGGAAGCTGACGAACGCCTAATGGTTGGTATGTTCCGGGAAACCTCTTTTTCAAATGCAGGTCAAGTATGGCAAGACTTTTTTCAAGGAGATACATTTGAGAAACTTAACAGGCTGTCAGATGTCAAATGCTGTGATGATATAGACGAAAATGACGGAATAGGCTTCATGTATAATTTTAGCGATAAACAGAACTTCAATATCATCATAGGTGACTTTGTACAAATCAATGCAAAAATACCAGAAGGACTGTTTGCTAAACATATTCCTAAAGGTTTAATCGCGCATGTTCAAATCGAAGGCGATAATATTGCAGATATACTAGATTCAGCATATTTGATGATTGCGGAAGCTATTGAAAAATCCGGTGGAGCAATTGACTATGAAAATTTCTATTGGTGCGAAGTTTATACCCGTCAACGTTATTCGGAGCCGCTTCAACGGGGTGAAAAGGTTATCATAGACTACCTTATGCCCGTTAAGAAAAGTAATTGGACTTAA
- the rpsR gene encoding 30S ribosomal protein S18, with amino-acid sequence MAYNKNDKADGAKFKRGGMRRRKKVCVFCGEKNGVIDYKDVNKLKRYVSERGKILPRRITGNCAKHQRALTVAIKRARHIALMPYTME; translated from the coding sequence ATGGCATATAATAAGAATGACAAAGCTGATGGCGCTAAGTTCAAAAGAGGCGGCATGCGCAGAAGAAAAAAAGTATGCGTATTCTGCGGAGAGAAGAACGGCGTTATTGATTATAAGGATGTAAATAAATTAAAAAGATATGTGTCTGAGAGAGGAAAAATCCTTCCTAGACGTATCACTGGCAACTGCGCAAAGCATCAGAGAGCGCTTACTGTTGCAATTAAGAGAGCTAGACATATCGCTCTTATGCCTTACACTATGGAGTAA
- a CDS encoding single-stranded DNA-binding protein, with protein MNKVILMGRLTRDPEVRYSQGERAMAVARYTLAVDRRGRRNQDGNEQTADFINCVAFDRAGEFAEKYFRQGMRVLISGRIQTGSYTNKDGIKVYTTDIVVEDQEFADSKGGAPGEGGGGYQPVSRPAPSSAIGDGFMNIPDGVEDEGLPFN; from the coding sequence ATGAACAAAGTAATCCTTATGGGCAGATTGACCCGTGATCCAGAAGTAAGATATTCCCAGGGAGAGCGTGCTATGGCAGTCGCAAGGTATACCCTTGCAGTTGACCGCAGAGGCCGCAGGAATCAGGACGGCAATGAGCAGACAGCTGATTTTATCAATTGCGTTGCATTTGACAGAGCAGGAGAGTTTGCGGAGAAATATTTCCGTCAGGGCATGAGAGTACTGATTTCCGGAAGGATCCAGACTGGAAGTTATACGAATAAAGACGGCATTAAGGTTTATACAACAGATATCGTTGTAGAAGATCAGGAATTCGCAGACAGCAAGGGCGGAGCTCCCGGAGAAGGCGGCGGCGGTTATCAGCCAGTCTCCAGACCGGCACCCTCCAGTGCAATCGGCGATGGATTTATGAATATTCCGGATGGAGTCGAAGACGAAGGGCTTCCATTCAACTAA
- the rpsF gene encoding 30S ribosomal protein S6 codes for MNKYELAVVLNVKLEDEERAAAIEKVTGYITRFGGAVTNVDEWGKKRLAYEIQKMKEGFYYFIKFDGDSTTPNELEAHIRIMEPVIRYLCVRQEA; via the coding sequence ATGAACAAGTATGAGTTAGCCGTTGTTCTTAACGTAAAGCTCGAGGATGAAGAGAGAGCAGCAGCGATCGAAAAAGTTACAGGTTATATCACACGTTTCGGCGGCGCTGTAACAAACGTTGATGAATGGGGTAAGAAGAGATTAGCTTACGAGATTCAGAAAATGAAAGAAGGATTCTACTACTTCATCAAATTTGATGGCGATTCCACAACTCCCAACGAGTTGGAAGCACACATTCGTATTATGGAACCTGTCATCAGATACTTATGCGTAAGACAAGAGGCATAA
- a CDS encoding DUF951 domain-containing protein: MNYEVGDIVKLKKPHPCGSQEWEILRVGADFRLKCMGCSHQVMVPRKLVEKNTRGLKGQDGLPKT, from the coding sequence ATGAATTACGAGGTTGGAGATATTGTGAAACTTAAAAAGCCCCATCCCTGCGGAAGCCAGGAGTGGGAAATTTTGAGAGTCGGTGCGGATTTCCGATTAAAATGCATGGGCTGCAGCCATCAGGTGATGGTGCCAAGGAAACTGGTGGAGAAGAACACCAGGGGCCTAAAAGGGCAGGATGGTCTGCCGAAGACCTAA
- a CDS encoding aldo/keto reductase yields the protein MYQAAENRYEKMEYKRCGRSGVLLPKVSLGLWQNFGMEKPLQEQREILLRAFDMGITHFDLANNYGSPALGKAEENFGAILKGDLGNYRDELLISTKAGFDMWPGPYGNWGSRKYLMASLDQSLKRMGLEYVDIFYHHRPDPETPLEETMRTLADIVRQGKALYVGISNYGDHEARKAVLMLKEMGVPCLIDQPRYNMFERAAEDGLFSTLLENGVGCICYSPLAQGALTDKYLKGIPQESRAARQGTTVGGRYLSEEKLDQIRQLNDLALERGQTLARMALSWVLREEAVTSVLIGASSVKQLEDSTACLNNLKFTKEELDKIDSILK from the coding sequence ATGTATCAGGCAGCGGAAAACAGATATGAGAAAATGGAATACAAGCGTTGCGGAAGAAGCGGAGTGTTGCTTCCAAAAGTATCCCTGGGTTTATGGCAGAATTTTGGCATGGAAAAGCCTTTACAGGAGCAGCGGGAAATTCTTTTAAGGGCATTTGATATGGGAATCACCCATTTTGATCTGGCCAATAACTACGGTTCTCCGGCATTAGGAAAAGCGGAGGAGAATTTCGGAGCGATTTTAAAAGGCGATTTGGGAAATTACCGGGATGAGCTGCTCATTTCCACCAAGGCCGGATTTGATATGTGGCCCGGACCGTATGGAAACTGGGGCTCCAGAAAGTACTTAATGGCCAGCCTGGATCAAAGCTTAAAACGGATGGGGCTGGAATATGTGGACATTTTCTACCACCACAGGCCGGATCCGGAGACCCCATTAGAGGAAACCATGAGAACGCTTGCTGATATTGTGAGGCAGGGAAAGGCTCTTTATGTGGGAATCTCCAATTACGGGGATCATGAGGCAAGGAAAGCGGTTCTTATGTTAAAAGAAATGGGAGTTCCATGCCTGATTGATCAGCCAAGATATAACATGTTTGAAAGAGCGGCAGAAGATGGGCTGTTTTCCACTCTCCTTGAAAACGGTGTAGGCTGCATCTGCTACAGTCCTCTGGCCCAGGGAGCCTTGACTGACAAGTACTTAAAGGGCATTCCTCAGGAATCCAGAGCGGCAAGGCAGGGAACGACCGTAGGCGGGCGATATCTGTCAGAAGAAAAACTGGATCAGATCAGGCAGTTAAATGATCTGGCCCTGGAGCGTGGACAGACACTGGCTCGTATGGCTCTTTCCTGGGTGCTTCGAGAAGAGGCAGTGACTTCCGTTCTGATTGGTGCCAGCAGCGTGAAACAACTGGAGGACAGTACGGCTTGTCTTAACAATCTTAAATTTACAAAGGAAGAATTAGATAAGATCGATTCTATTTTAAAATAA